Proteins encoded by one window of Pyxidicoccus trucidator:
- a CDS encoding right-handed parallel beta-helix repeat-containing protein: MRSLLVSILISASLLFASDAEARDWFVRANSFGGDGSREKPFGDPWMALERVEAGDKVHVTAGRYYGKLEKGNWEIAFPNVELLGGYDANFKERNPWSNLSELTWRRGSENRPDVSLARISTSTKRDTAGATIDGFFIDMKDYYEYGPEGSFDPRALSRNGAVDLAKGGVLRNCLIVNSISAVRAAPGSTVENNVIVNTIYAAITSKGGGDHDKPTEIRNNTIAFVWATKAISEGGTEGAGIDVTNKATVENNLVVFSDNHGVQATVPKKVTFNVNTFWRNLYSNVTFYYEGKKTSLDDSDIEEAEDAGFIAASGNVAADPKLSFDLMWFERWLNRPGLGKKFDAKAWDETRASAGVSAGDKVEVFAHVYPAPAVPILIEPKNPALKAGARTKKLPVTFSAVAAATPAKKYARTDLASFAANPLALDGKAIELVAGVDGVGNVSGFPEWPADAYKAIYLKDAKGDNRTTAAFKKGTSVERIIDAIPYYGSGPPRDLFVIRGTARGRAQYPKTALVVESIEPYEQEATAAARPKGRDWFVLAGASGGDGSREKPFRDPFQAIEKAEKGDRILVAEGEYGGKLKSGKWIIDGKQYVSLLGGWDREFKTRDPWSTPSLLQWPPDSKTNPQGYLLEANGDHTGLIIDGFVFDRKTLNRYDKDGFLEVNTSPDVEHVWVASPESAIRNCTFVNGAGAAARISNAVAFENNIVVNVFNEAVKVTGGFGTRNAQIRNNTILFVWNKRRPHDGSSSTGSGIVLGGQVPAVVDGNVIQYVDNFAVKADAKLDEVTLTNNTFFRNWAAFRSTQGMPPPTVDERSMYLLGELGLRKVEGNVVVDANFDIDAAFYAAWHARSSPLTSRFSADEWLEIARPAAGEVKAGEGMMMDWKKAVKLVPRNEKVKGGARPKKLESGS; encoded by the coding sequence ATGCGCAGCCTCTTGGTCTCGATTCTCATCTCGGCTTCGTTGCTGTTCGCGTCCGACGCGGAGGCGCGCGACTGGTTCGTGCGCGCGAACTCGTTCGGCGGCGACGGCTCGCGCGAGAAGCCGTTCGGCGATCCGTGGATGGCGCTCGAGCGCGTGGAGGCCGGCGACAAGGTCCACGTCACGGCGGGCAGGTATTACGGCAAGCTCGAGAAGGGGAACTGGGAGATCGCGTTCCCGAACGTCGAGCTGCTTGGCGGCTACGACGCGAATTTCAAGGAACGCAATCCGTGGAGCAACCTCAGCGAGCTCACGTGGCGCCGCGGATCGGAGAACCGGCCCGACGTCTCGCTCGCGCGCATCAGCACGAGCACGAAGCGCGACACCGCCGGCGCAACGATTGACGGGTTCTTCATCGACATGAAGGACTACTACGAGTACGGCCCCGAGGGGAGCTTCGATCCCCGTGCGCTCTCGCGCAACGGCGCGGTCGATCTCGCGAAGGGCGGCGTGCTGCGCAACTGCCTCATCGTGAACTCGATCAGCGCGGTGCGCGCGGCGCCGGGCTCGACGGTCGAGAACAACGTCATCGTCAACACGATCTACGCCGCGATCACGTCGAAGGGCGGCGGCGACCACGACAAGCCGACGGAGATTCGCAACAACACGATCGCGTTCGTGTGGGCGACGAAGGCGATCTCCGAAGGCGGCACCGAGGGCGCGGGAATCGACGTCACGAACAAGGCGACCGTCGAGAACAACCTCGTGGTGTTCTCCGACAACCACGGCGTGCAGGCGACGGTGCCGAAGAAGGTCACGTTCAACGTCAACACGTTCTGGCGAAACCTCTACTCGAACGTCACGTTCTACTACGAGGGGAAGAAGACCTCGCTCGACGACTCCGACATCGAGGAGGCGGAGGACGCCGGATTCATCGCGGCGTCGGGCAACGTCGCGGCCGACCCGAAGCTCTCGTTCGACCTCATGTGGTTCGAGCGCTGGCTCAACCGTCCCGGGCTCGGGAAGAAGTTCGACGCGAAGGCGTGGGACGAGACGCGGGCGTCGGCGGGCGTCTCCGCTGGCGACAAGGTCGAGGTCTTCGCGCACGTGTATCCGGCGCCGGCGGTGCCGATCCTCATCGAGCCGAAGAACCCGGCGCTCAAGGCGGGCGCGCGCACGAAGAAGCTCCCGGTGACCTTCTCGGCGGTGGCGGCGGCGACGCCGGCGAAGAAGTACGCCAGGACCGACCTCGCGAGCTTCGCGGCGAATCCGCTCGCACTCGACGGCAAGGCGATCGAGCTCGTCGCTGGCGTCGACGGCGTCGGAAACGTCAGCGGATTTCCGGAGTGGCCGGCCGATGCCTACAAGGCGATCTACCTGAAGGACGCGAAGGGAGACAACCGCACGACCGCCGCGTTCAAGAAGGGCACGAGCGTCGAGCGAATCATCGACGCGATTCCGTACTACGGCTCGGGCCCGCCGCGCGATCTCTTCGTGATCCGCGGCACGGCGCGCGGCCGAGCGCAGTATCCGAAGACGGCGCTGGTCGTGGAGTCGATCGAGCCGTACGAGCAGGAGGCCACGGCGGCGGCTCGCCCGAAGGGCCGCGACTGGTTCGTGCTCGCGGGCGCGAGCGGCGGCGACGGCTCGCGCGAGAAGCCGTTCCGCGATCCGTTCCAGGCGATCGAGAAGGCGGAGAAGGGAGACCGCATCCTCGTCGCGGAAGGCGAATACGGCGGCAAGCTGAAGAGCGGGAAGTGGATCATCGACGGCAAGCAGTATGTCTCGCTCCTCGGCGGCTGGGACCGCGAGTTCAAGACGCGCGATCCGTGGAGCACGCCGAGCCTCCTGCAGTGGCCTCCGGACTCGAAGACGAATCCGCAGGGATACCTCCTCGAAGCGAACGGCGATCACACGGGCCTGATCATCGACGGCTTCGTGTTCGACCGGAAGACGCTCAACCGCTACGACAAGGACGGCTTCCTCGAGGTGAACACCTCTCCCGACGTCGAGCACGTCTGGGTGGCGTCGCCGGAGAGCGCGATCCGCAACTGCACGTTCGTCAACGGCGCGGGCGCCGCGGCGCGCATCAGTAACGCGGTCGCGTTCGAGAACAACATCGTCGTGAACGTCTTCAACGAGGCGGTGAAGGTCACGGGCGGCTTCGGCACGCGCAACGCCCAGATCCGCAACAACACGATCCTCTTCGTCTGGAACAAGCGGCGTCCGCACGACGGCTCGAGCTCGACCGGCAGCGGCATCGTCCTCGGTGGCCAGGTGCCCGCCGTCGTCGACGGAAACGTCATCCAGTACGTCGACAACTTCGCGGTGAAAGCCGACGCGAAGCTGGACGAGGTGACGCTCACGAACAACACGTTCTTCCGCAACTGGGCGGCGTTCCGCTCGACGCAGGGCATGCCTCCTCCGACGGTCGACGAGCGCTCGATGTATCTCCTCGGCGAGCTCGGCCTGCGCAAGGTCGAAGGGAACGTCGTTGTCGATGCGAACTTCGACATCGACGCGGCGTTCTACGCGGCGTGGCACGCGCGCTCGTCGCCGCTCACGAGCCGCTTCTCGGCCGACGAGTGGCTCGAGATCGCGCGCCCCGCGGCCGGCGAGGTGAAGGCCGGCGAGGGAATGATGATGGACTGGAAGAAGGCCGTGAAGCTCGTGCCGCGCAACGAGAAGGTGAAGGGCGGCGCGCGTCCGAAGAAGCTCGAGAGCGGGAGCTGA
- a CDS encoding lysine N(6)-hydroxylase/L-ornithine N(5)-oxygenase family protein, which yields MNAVSPDAPPLHTEHDVVAVGCGPFNLGLAALASTVEGLDLVVLESRPELRWHTGLMFDEALLQLSFLADLVTLVSPTHPLSFLAYLHDKDRLYPFYIRERFHPTRREYEDYLRWAASKLPSVRFSHQVEEVGWDEGRQRFTLRVLRGDGRRLFMTARDIVLGIGTEPSLPAALASLPPGKRIHTGDYLHRQADVEAAKRVTVVGSGQSGAEVALHLLQRNLAGGGAVSWLTRTTSFAPLDYTKLTLEMTTPAYVRYFHALPQPTKDRLVAEQWRHYKGISTETLEQVHDLLYRRELEPGLADVELRCGVAVEDASVSGAGQVVLRCRHLDTGESFEHTTDLVVAATGYRHRPPVFLKPMEGLLRRDAQGRYQVRFDHSVELAPQVSGRLFVSHADLHSHGVAAPDLGVSAYRNATILNAITGRQVYTLPQRTAFSRFGLPAAAARPRTQETPRTSTPLVPEGATRALIARAPEAT from the coding sequence GTGAATGCTGTTTCCCCTGATGCGCCCCCCCTGCACACCGAACATGACGTGGTGGCGGTCGGCTGCGGGCCGTTCAACCTCGGCCTGGCGGCGCTCGCGTCCACGGTGGAGGGGCTGGACCTGGTCGTGCTCGAGTCCCGGCCGGAGCTGCGCTGGCACACGGGCCTGATGTTCGACGAGGCCCTGCTCCAGCTCAGCTTCCTCGCCGACCTCGTCACCCTCGTCTCCCCCACGCACCCGCTGTCGTTCCTGGCCTACCTGCACGACAAGGACCGGCTCTACCCGTTCTACATCCGCGAGCGCTTCCATCCGACGCGCCGCGAGTACGAGGACTACCTGCGCTGGGCCGCCTCGAAGCTCCCCTCGGTGCGCTTCTCGCACCAGGTCGAGGAGGTTGGCTGGGACGAGGGACGGCAGCGCTTCACGCTGCGGGTGCTGCGCGGCGACGGCCGCCGGCTGTTCATGACCGCCCGAGACATCGTGCTCGGCATCGGCACCGAGCCGTCGCTGCCCGCGGCCCTGGCCTCGCTGCCCCCCGGAAAGCGAATCCACACCGGGGACTACCTGCACCGGCAGGCCGACGTGGAGGCCGCGAAGCGCGTGACGGTGGTCGGCTCCGGTCAGTCGGGCGCCGAGGTCGCCCTGCACCTGCTCCAGCGCAACCTGGCGGGCGGTGGCGCGGTGAGCTGGCTCACGCGGACGACTTCGTTCGCGCCGCTGGACTACACCAAGCTGACCCTCGAGATGACCACGCCGGCGTACGTCCGGTACTTCCACGCGCTGCCCCAGCCGACCAAGGATCGGCTCGTCGCCGAGCAGTGGCGGCACTACAAGGGCATCTCGACGGAGACCCTGGAGCAGGTCCACGACCTGCTGTACCGGCGGGAGCTGGAGCCCGGGCTGGCCGACGTGGAGCTGCGCTGCGGCGTCGCCGTGGAGGACGCCTCCGTGAGCGGCGCGGGCCAGGTGGTGCTGCGCTGCCGGCACCTCGACACTGGAGAGAGCTTCGAGCACACGACGGATCTCGTGGTCGCGGCCACGGGTTACCGGCACCGACCGCCGGTCTTCCTGAAGCCCATGGAGGGCCTGCTGCGCCGGGACGCGCAGGGCCGCTACCAGGTCCGGTTCGACCACTCGGTGGAGCTGGCGCCGCAGGTGAGTGGACGCCTCTTCGTCTCCCACGCCGACCTGCACAGCCATGGCGTCGCCGCGCCCGACCTGGGCGTGTCCGCCTACCGCAACGCCACCATCCTCAACGCCATCACCGGGCGCCAGGTGTACACGCTGCCCCAGCGCACCGCGTTCTCCCGCTTCGGGCTCCCGGCCGCCGCCGCGCGTCCCCGCACCCAGGAGACGCCGCGGACCTCCACGCCGCTGGTGCCCGAGGGCGCGACGCGGGCCCTCATCGCTCGCGCGCCGGAGGCCACGTGA
- a CDS encoding tetratricopeptide repeat protein: MLINWQNDLPSYPLSSGERVLVLEAEPGSERRKALAGWLERARGGQALFSQVLDCDFSQGGVWAGVAELLDALLPRIQAVAPSLLVSHDTELAAILPQLRETIRPRHRSLVELASDEERFQLHARGRADRLLHGAIELLADFHAADTAQGPWLLVCEHFGRAGDLSRRFFRELVRRQRAQLDLTLLVAVDPGEGDATYTELSRAGPVSGVRLRLAPQDRAPMSPEVQRAHAHAARELEHRVQREPEAVKASLPRLIHLWEQSAEPENALRWRAEGLRLCVRQGYFEDGLRYGEPLVRALEALCGGDPKARWDILGKLCTCLSATGRGEWAARLLEEEIIAKSDDSALRARAFNTLAVSHLRYLPRRDVRLAEQYVQRAAEAVSRLEPSTDEARTLTILTNNALALVRLLEGKPDEALRLCQASLALFDEHLGPHGRPLQRAALMLRLAELFLVMGAHDEALAHYSAAIAIDPSQSEYYGLRGVAAFKAGRLLEAEADFQKALALSPPYAEIGVNLGQCYRAMERAEDAIRAYSSALELEPENVLALVGRAQAHELLGQAERACADYNAVLQLTPDDALVLANRAVLHYEAGRLQSSVVDLDRAVSLASDTPELYQNRSVVLSDLGRRAEAIADLSTYLQLRPDAEDRAEVEEKLSAWREALVRAEPSARGPRHA, translated from the coding sequence GTGCTCATCAACTGGCAGAACGACTTGCCGTCCTATCCCCTGTCATCAGGGGAGCGAGTGCTCGTCCTGGAAGCGGAGCCCGGGTCGGAGCGCCGCAAGGCACTTGCCGGGTGGCTCGAGAGGGCCCGAGGCGGTCAGGCCCTTTTCAGCCAGGTGCTCGACTGCGACTTTTCGCAGGGTGGGGTCTGGGCAGGAGTCGCCGAGTTGCTCGACGCGCTGCTCCCTCGCATCCAGGCCGTGGCACCTTCCCTCCTCGTCTCGCACGACACCGAGCTCGCGGCGATTCTGCCCCAGCTCCGGGAGACGATTCGACCTCGCCACCGGTCACTCGTCGAGCTCGCCTCGGACGAGGAGAGGTTTCAGCTCCATGCGCGGGGGCGGGCGGACCGGCTCCTGCACGGGGCCATCGAGTTGCTGGCCGATTTCCATGCCGCCGACACCGCACAAGGTCCGTGGCTCCTCGTCTGCGAGCATTTCGGGCGCGCGGGAGACCTGTCGCGTCGATTCTTTCGCGAGCTGGTGCGTCGCCAGCGTGCGCAGCTCGACCTGACACTCCTGGTCGCTGTCGACCCCGGAGAGGGCGACGCGACCTACACGGAGCTGTCCCGTGCGGGTCCGGTCTCAGGGGTGCGCCTTCGCCTTGCGCCCCAGGACCGGGCCCCGATGTCTCCCGAGGTCCAGCGAGCCCATGCCCACGCTGCACGCGAGCTGGAGCACAGGGTCCAGCGCGAACCGGAGGCCGTGAAGGCGAGCCTTCCGCGCCTCATCCATCTCTGGGAGCAGAGCGCAGAGCCTGAGAACGCGCTGCGGTGGCGGGCCGAGGGGCTGCGACTCTGCGTGCGCCAGGGCTATTTCGAGGATGGGCTCCGGTATGGCGAGCCGCTCGTTCGCGCGCTGGAGGCCCTGTGCGGCGGCGACCCGAAGGCGCGCTGGGACATTCTGGGCAAACTCTGTACCTGTCTCTCCGCAACCGGGAGGGGGGAGTGGGCGGCGCGCCTCTTGGAGGAAGAAATCATCGCGAAGAGCGACGATTCCGCGCTGCGCGCCCGGGCCTTCAACACCCTGGCGGTCTCCCACCTGCGCTACCTGCCCAGGCGCGACGTACGACTGGCGGAGCAGTACGTGCAAAGGGCCGCCGAGGCGGTGTCGCGGCTCGAGCCCTCCACGGACGAGGCCCGGACACTGACCATCCTGACCAACAATGCGCTCGCACTGGTGCGGCTGCTGGAGGGAAAGCCAGACGAGGCGCTGCGGCTCTGCCAGGCCTCGTTGGCCCTCTTTGACGAGCACCTCGGGCCACACGGACGGCCTCTGCAGCGTGCGGCGCTCATGCTCCGCCTCGCGGAGTTGTTCCTCGTCATGGGCGCTCATGACGAGGCGCTCGCACACTACTCGGCGGCGATCGCCATCGACCCGAGCCAATCGGAATATTACGGCTTGCGCGGGGTCGCGGCCTTCAAGGCCGGCCGCCTTCTGGAAGCGGAAGCGGACTTCCAAAAGGCCCTCGCGCTGAGTCCGCCCTATGCGGAGATTGGGGTGAACCTCGGCCAATGTTACCGCGCCATGGAGCGGGCGGAGGACGCCATCCGGGCGTATTCTTCCGCACTCGAGCTCGAGCCCGAGAACGTGCTGGCGCTGGTGGGACGAGCCCAAGCCCATGAGCTGCTGGGTCAAGCGGAGCGAGCCTGCGCGGATTACAATGCCGTGCTCCAGCTGACTCCCGACGACGCGCTCGTCCTGGCCAACAGGGCCGTCTTGCACTACGAGGCGGGCCGCTTGCAGTCCTCCGTGGTCGATCTGGACCGCGCCGTCTCGCTGGCATCCGATACACCCGAGCTCTACCAGAACCGCTCCGTCGTCCTCTCCGACCTGGGGCGGCGAGCGGAGGCCATCGCGGATCTCTCGACCTATCTGCAGCTCCGACCCGATGCCGAGGACCGTGCCGAGGTGGAAGAGAAGCTGTCGGCGTGGCGAGAGGCGCTCGTGCGCGCAGAGCCTTCTGCGCGAGGCCCCCGCCACGCCTGA
- a CDS encoding IucA/IucC family protein → MKARTEALDLSTPVSILPTPVDLNSASSEGSDHPVPALPEVDPASWREANRRLLAKALGEWCFEEMLKAIPNGDGRYRVDLGSGTSYVFSARPGAFGWMRVEPGSITRSATSMLGNSIAEPAWDALQFLTDAASTLGTDPSTLATYFLELSSTLAVDAARIAHGGNTVAELRALGHTELDCHMTGHNWLVANKGRVNFSASDVRRYAPEARQPVRLLWVAVHRGLAEFRGTSELSEREILARELDEATRSRFTRVLTSAGLAPDAFVWMPVHPWQWDHAVQVLHAADVAQRRIVPLGESTDLYLPGQSIRTMANVTSPGRFDVKLPLKILNTLVWRGIPPHCTLGAPVVTQWLQCLLDSDPFLAKECRTVFLGEVASVTVRHPYLSKVADVPYQHLETLGCIWREPVAARQDSGERVRTFASLLHVDGKGAAFVAELVRASGLGAQEWLQHLFDTLLVPIMHVLYRYGITFNPHGQNTLLGFDANDVPRRLYLKDFVDDVCVSFTDVPERGPEPDGHDHVLPRKHPSVIKQHVVDQVFVGHFRYLAPLVSEQLGMPEQAFWKQVRRTILAFHQRYPELSQRFAEYDLLTPEIPRYALNRDRIVVTRYTDRALRHALYPNGTLPNPLARD, encoded by the coding sequence GTGAAAGCCAGAACTGAAGCCCTGGACCTGAGCACCCCCGTCAGCATCCTCCCCACCCCCGTGGACCTCAACAGCGCCTCCTCCGAGGGAAGCGACCACCCGGTGCCGGCCCTGCCGGAAGTGGACCCCGCATCGTGGCGGGAAGCCAACCGGCGACTGCTGGCCAAGGCGCTCGGGGAGTGGTGCTTCGAGGAGATGCTCAAGGCCATCCCGAACGGCGACGGCCGCTACCGGGTCGACCTCGGCAGCGGCACCTCCTATGTGTTCTCCGCGCGGCCGGGCGCCTTCGGCTGGATGCGGGTGGAGCCCGGGTCCATCACCCGCAGCGCCACCAGCATGCTCGGCAACAGCATCGCCGAGCCGGCCTGGGACGCGCTGCAGTTCCTGACCGACGCCGCCTCCACGCTGGGCACGGACCCGTCGACGCTGGCCACGTACTTCCTCGAGCTGTCGTCCACGCTGGCGGTGGATGCCGCGCGCATCGCGCATGGAGGCAATACCGTCGCGGAGCTGCGCGCCCTGGGCCACACGGAGCTGGACTGCCACATGACGGGGCACAACTGGCTGGTGGCGAACAAGGGCCGGGTCAACTTCTCCGCGTCCGACGTGCGCCGCTATGCCCCGGAGGCCCGCCAGCCGGTGCGGCTGCTGTGGGTGGCCGTGCACCGCGGGCTGGCGGAGTTCCGCGGCACGTCGGAGCTGTCCGAGCGTGAGATTCTCGCCCGCGAGCTGGACGAGGCGACGCGGAGCCGGTTCACCCGCGTGCTCACCTCCGCCGGGCTCGCTCCGGACGCCTTCGTGTGGATGCCCGTGCACCCCTGGCAGTGGGACCATGCGGTGCAGGTGCTGCACGCCGCGGACGTGGCCCAGCGGCGAATCGTACCGCTGGGGGAGAGCACCGACCTGTACCTGCCGGGCCAGTCCATCCGGACGATGGCCAACGTGACGAGCCCCGGCCGCTTCGACGTGAAGCTGCCGCTGAAGATTCTCAACACGCTGGTCTGGCGCGGGATTCCACCCCACTGCACCCTCGGTGCGCCCGTCGTCACGCAGTGGCTCCAGTGCCTCCTGGACAGCGACCCCTTCCTGGCGAAGGAGTGCCGCACGGTGTTCCTCGGCGAGGTCGCTTCGGTGACGGTGCGGCACCCGTACCTCTCGAAGGTGGCGGACGTGCCGTACCAGCACCTGGAGACCCTGGGCTGCATCTGGCGCGAGCCGGTCGCCGCGCGCCAGGACTCCGGTGAGCGGGTGCGCACCTTCGCCTCGCTGCTGCATGTGGATGGCAAGGGCGCGGCGTTCGTCGCCGAGCTGGTCCGCGCGTCGGGCCTGGGCGCGCAGGAGTGGCTGCAGCACCTGTTCGACACGCTGCTCGTGCCCATCATGCACGTGCTGTATCGCTACGGCATCACCTTCAACCCGCACGGGCAGAACACCCTGCTGGGCTTTGATGCGAACGATGTCCCGCGCCGGCTGTACCTGAAGGACTTCGTCGACGACGTGTGCGTGTCGTTCACCGACGTGCCCGAGCGGGGCCCGGAGCCGGACGGACATGACCACGTGCTGCCGCGCAAGCACCCGTCGGTCATCAAGCAGCACGTGGTGGACCAGGTCTTCGTCGGGCACTTCCGCTACCTGGCGCCGCTGGTCTCCGAGCAGCTTGGCATGCCCGAGCAGGCCTTCTGGAAGCAGGTCCGGCGGACCATCCTCGCCTTCCACCAGCGCTACCCCGAGCTGAGCCAGCGCTTCGCCGAGTACGACCTGCTCACCCCCGAGATTCCGCGCTACGCGCTCAACCGGGACCGGATTGTCGTTACCCGCTACACCGACCGGGCCCTCCGCCACGCGCTGTATCCGAACGGGACGCTGCCCAACCCGCTCGCTCGCGACTGA
- a CDS encoding MFS transporter yields MSAQPQDNTRAPGASDAPVPPPPSADARRAARWTFALVSAGGVVMTLDVTVVNVALAAIAKDLGAGLHQVQWTVSAYSLAFGALLLTAGALSDRIGRRSVFVAGIALFTLASALCGLAPSAEALVAARVAQGLGGSMVFAPALALIAAVYEGAERRSAIATYAAIASAAGALGPVVGGVLVEWVGWRWIFLINVPIGVLVVLGALTRMPALTPPDTSRRLDPLGALLGVGVLLTLHYPLMVGPDTGWWSPHVLVPACAGVVLLWALVMSQRRPGSMLDLELLRIPALSGAAVLGFLARMSSLGVLVFTTLWLQGASGGSPLQVGLRLLPLTGSLLIAGMCMARLQTRFSAAGLVASGFALQGLGLLTLGGAAVQGQWALSFAGLVLLGTGGATIFPPLMGVAVGVVPAARAGMASGLTNACYPLGTATGVAVLGAVFSSRLGAALEAGPLQGEAVRSMRAALETGQFGLVEPTLMPLAQAAFAHAYLAVCLTASAVCLLGAVLALRVLPNPAVQAPRPAVREHPLSLKESP; encoded by the coding sequence GTGAGCGCGCAGCCACAGGACAACACTCGCGCGCCAGGCGCGAGCGATGCACCGGTACCTCCACCGCCGAGCGCCGACGCCCGACGCGCGGCCCGCTGGACGTTCGCGCTGGTGAGCGCGGGCGGGGTGGTGATGACGCTGGACGTGACGGTGGTGAATGTCGCGCTGGCCGCCATCGCGAAGGACCTGGGAGCCGGGCTGCACCAGGTGCAATGGACGGTCTCCGCGTACTCGCTCGCGTTCGGCGCCCTGCTGCTCACGGCGGGCGCGCTGTCGGACCGGATTGGCCGCCGGAGCGTCTTCGTCGCGGGCATCGCCCTCTTCACCCTGGCCTCGGCGCTGTGCGGCCTGGCACCCAGCGCCGAAGCGCTGGTCGCGGCCCGGGTGGCGCAGGGGCTCGGCGGCTCCATGGTGTTCGCTCCCGCGCTTGCCCTCATCGCCGCCGTCTACGAGGGCGCCGAGCGCCGGAGCGCCATCGCCACCTATGCGGCCATCGCCTCCGCCGCCGGCGCACTCGGGCCGGTGGTGGGAGGGGTGCTCGTCGAATGGGTCGGCTGGCGGTGGATCTTCCTCATCAACGTGCCCATCGGCGTCCTGGTCGTCCTCGGCGCGCTGACCCGGATGCCCGCCCTCACGCCACCGGACACGAGCCGCCGGTTGGACCCGCTGGGCGCGCTCCTCGGCGTCGGCGTGCTGCTGACGCTGCACTACCCCCTCATGGTGGGACCGGATACCGGCTGGTGGTCCCCCCACGTGCTCGTCCCCGCATGCGCCGGTGTCGTGCTCCTCTGGGCGCTCGTCATGAGCCAGCGGCGGCCCGGCAGCATGCTGGACCTGGAGCTGTTGCGCATCCCCGCGCTCTCCGGAGCAGCGGTGCTCGGGTTCCTCGCCCGCATGTCGAGCCTGGGCGTGCTCGTCTTCACCACCTTGTGGCTGCAAGGGGCGTCCGGGGGCTCGCCGCTCCAGGTGGGCCTGCGGCTGCTGCCGCTGACGGGAAGCCTGCTGATCGCCGGCATGTGCATGGCCCGGCTGCAGACCCGCTTCTCCGCCGCCGGGCTCGTGGCCAGCGGCTTCGCCCTCCAGGGCCTGGGGCTGCTGACCCTCGGCGGGGCCGCGGTCCAGGGACAGTGGGCCCTGAGTTTCGCGGGGCTGGTGCTGCTGGGCACCGGAGGCGCCACCATCTTCCCGCCGCTGATGGGCGTGGCGGTCGGCGTCGTCCCCGCCGCCCGCGCGGGGATGGCCTCGGGGCTGACCAACGCCTGCTACCCCCTGGGCACCGCCACGGGAGTGGCCGTCCTGGGCGCCGTGTTCTCCTCGCGGCTCGGCGCCGCCCTGGAGGCCGGTCCGCTGCAAGGCGAAGCGGTCCGGAGCATGCGCGCGGCCCTGGAGACCGGCCAGTTCGGCCTCGTCGAGCCCACGCTGATGCCGCTTGCCCAGGCGGCCTTCGCCCACGCCTACCTGGCGGTCTGCCTCACGGCCTCGGCGGTGTGCCTGCTGGGAGCCGTGCTCGCCCTCCGCGTCCTGCCAAATCCGGCGGTCCAGGCCCCGCGCCCGGCCGTCCGTGAGCATCCCCTTTCCTTGAAGGAGTCACCGTGA